One genomic window of Desulfuromonas sp. AOP6 includes the following:
- the carB gene encoding carbamoyl-phosphate synthase large subunit, producing MPKRTDIKKILIIGAGPIVIGQACEFDYSGTQACKALKEEGYTVVLLNSNPATIMTDPGFADRTYVEPVTPEVLARIIEKERPDALLPTLGGQTALNTAVAVAKNGTLEKYGVELIGAKLPAIEKAEDRTLFKQAMEKIGVPVPRSGLAHNFQEAMEIIEQVKFPAIIRPSFTLGGTGGGIAYNMEEYESMAMAGIDASPTNEVLVEESVIGWKEYELEVMRDLADNVVIICSIENLDPMGVHTGDSITVAPAQTLTDKEYQLLRDASIKIIREIGVETGGSNIQFGINPADGRMVVIEMNPRVSRSSALASKATGFPIAKIAAKLSVGYTLDEIPNDITRETLASFEPTIDYVVTKIPRFTFEKFPQADATLTTQMKSVGEVMAIGRTFKESLQKALRSLEIDSHGFESRLFDLAADQRRALSAEEEDILRGKLRTPGWDRLWYVADAFRAGFSLEEIHQLTYIDPWFLHNIQQILAMEDILLSQRKKGIRQGDEVKELLRAAKQYGFSDKRLATLWGVTENDLRQIRLGLGIRPVYKRVDTCGAEFEAYTPYLYSCYETECEAEPTDRKKVMILGGGPNRIGQGIEFDYCCVHGVFALVKDGYETIMVNCNPETVSTDYDTSDRLYFEPLTLEDVLEIVEVEKPVGVIVQFGGQTPLKLAVALEKAGVPIIGTSPDAIDRAEDRERFQALLHKLDLLQPENGIARSVEESEKIADRIGYPVVVRPSYVLGGRAMEIVYSAEQLRNYMKYAVEASPEHPILIDKFLEEAIEVDVDALSDGRDVIIGGIMQHIEEAGIHSGDSACALPPFSLAPEVLDEIRRQTVELALELNVVGLMNIQYAVKGQTIYLLEVNPRASRTVPFVSKATGRPLAQIAARIMAGKSLRELDISGEIVPQHTAVKESVFPFVKFPGVDTLLGPEMKSTGEVMGLDMDFGKAFAKAQLAAGVKLPLTGKVFISVKDADKKAILEPARKLATAGFELVATAGTASFLKEKGIPVQRINKVKEGRPHCVDAIKSHEIAMVFNTTFGAQSVADSYSIRRSSLMYNVAYYTTVAGMIAAVDGILAMKRETLDVKPLQEYHFGQ from the coding sequence ATGCCCAAGCGTACAGACATCAAAAAAATACTCATCATCGGCGCCGGCCCGATCGTCATTGGGCAGGCCTGCGAGTTTGACTATTCCGGCACTCAGGCTTGTAAAGCGCTCAAGGAGGAGGGATACACTGTCGTTCTCCTCAACTCCAATCCGGCGACCATTATGACCGACCCGGGTTTTGCCGATCGTACCTACGTGGAACCGGTTACACCTGAAGTTCTGGCGCGCATCATCGAAAAGGAGCGCCCCGACGCGTTGCTGCCCACCCTGGGTGGGCAGACGGCTCTCAACACCGCCGTCGCCGTAGCCAAAAACGGCACCCTGGAAAAATACGGGGTGGAATTGATCGGGGCTAAGCTGCCGGCCATCGAAAAAGCCGAAGATCGCACCCTGTTCAAACAGGCTATGGAGAAAATCGGGGTTCCTGTTCCTCGCTCCGGCCTGGCGCACAATTTTCAGGAGGCGATGGAGATTATCGAACAAGTCAAGTTTCCAGCCATTATCCGCCCCTCCTTTACGCTGGGGGGCACTGGTGGCGGCATCGCCTACAATATGGAAGAATATGAATCCATGGCCATGGCCGGCATCGATGCCTCGCCGACCAATGAAGTCCTGGTGGAAGAATCTGTAATTGGATGGAAAGAATATGAACTTGAGGTCATGCGCGACCTCGCTGACAACGTGGTGATCATCTGTTCTATCGAGAATCTTGATCCCATGGGGGTCCACACGGGAGATTCCATCACTGTCGCTCCGGCGCAAACCCTGACCGACAAGGAGTATCAGCTTCTCCGGGATGCATCCATTAAAATTATTCGTGAAATCGGCGTCGAAACGGGAGGGTCCAATATACAGTTTGGTATCAATCCCGCTGACGGCCGCATGGTCGTGATCGAGATGAATCCCCGGGTTTCCCGTTCTTCGGCCCTGGCTTCGAAAGCTACCGGTTTCCCTATCGCCAAAATCGCCGCCAAGCTTTCCGTCGGCTACACCCTTGACGAAATCCCCAATGATATCACCAGGGAGACTCTGGCCTCCTTCGAGCCGACTATCGACTACGTCGTGACCAAGATCCCGCGGTTCACCTTTGAAAAATTTCCGCAGGCGGACGCCACCCTGACGACCCAGATGAAATCCGTCGGCGAAGTCATGGCTATCGGCCGAACCTTCAAGGAAAGCCTGCAAAAAGCCTTAAGGTCATTGGAAATCGACTCCCACGGCTTTGAGAGTCGTCTGTTTGATCTTGCTGCGGATCAGCGGCGGGCCCTGTCTGCCGAGGAGGAAGATATTCTGCGCGGCAAACTCCGGACTCCCGGATGGGATCGCCTCTGGTATGTTGCCGATGCTTTTCGCGCCGGCTTCAGCCTGGAGGAGATTCATCAACTGACCTATATCGACCCCTGGTTTTTGCACAATATTCAGCAGATCCTCGCCATGGAAGATATTCTTCTGAGTCAGCGGAAAAAGGGCATCAGACAGGGGGACGAAGTCAAGGAACTCCTGCGCGCCGCCAAGCAATACGGGTTTTCCGACAAGCGCCTGGCGACCCTCTGGGGGGTTACGGAGAACGACCTCAGGCAGATACGTCTTGGATTGGGCATCCGCCCCGTATATAAGCGTGTCGACACCTGCGGAGCGGAGTTCGAGGCCTATACTCCCTATCTCTATTCTTGTTATGAAACCGAATGCGAAGCCGAACCAACGGACCGTAAAAAAGTGATGATTCTCGGTGGTGGGCCCAACCGGATCGGACAAGGGATCGAATTCGACTATTGCTGCGTTCACGGCGTCTTTGCTCTGGTCAAAGACGGTTATGAAACCATCATGGTAAACTGCAATCCCGAAACGGTGTCTACGGACTATGACACCTCTGACCGCCTATATTTCGAACCGTTGACCCTGGAAGATGTTCTTGAAATCGTTGAGGTGGAAAAACCTGTCGGCGTCATCGTCCAATTCGGCGGGCAGACGCCCCTGAAGCTCGCTGTGGCCCTGGAGAAGGCAGGCGTTCCTATCATCGGCACATCCCCTGACGCCATCGACCGCGCCGAAGACCGTGAACGCTTCCAGGCTCTTCTGCATAAGCTCGATCTTCTGCAGCCGGAAAACGGTATTGCCCGCTCCGTAGAAGAGTCAGAAAAAATAGCCGACCGTATAGGTTATCCGGTAGTCGTGCGTCCTTCTTATGTTCTTGGCGGCCGGGCCATGGAAATTGTCTACAGCGCCGAACAGCTCCGAAATTACATGAAATATGCCGTCGAGGCCTCACCGGAACATCCCATCCTTATCGATAAATTTCTGGAAGAGGCCATCGAGGTCGATGTCGATGCTCTTTCGGACGGCAGAGACGTTATTATCGGTGGCATCATGCAGCACATTGAGGAAGCCGGGATCCACTCAGGAGATTCGGCCTGCGCGCTACCACCGTTTTCCCTGGCCCCTGAAGTTTTGGATGAAATCAGGAGGCAGACCGTTGAACTTGCCCTTGAATTGAATGTGGTAGGATTGATGAACATTCAGTACGCCGTCAAGGGGCAAACGATATATCTGCTCGAAGTCAATCCCCGCGCCAGTCGGACCGTTCCCTTCGTCTCCAAAGCGACCGGACGCCCTCTGGCCCAGATCGCCGCCCGGATCATGGCCGGGAAAAGTCTGCGGGAACTTGACATCTCCGGTGAGATTGTTCCTCAGCATACGGCCGTTAAAGAGTCCGTCTTTCCCTTTGTTAAATTTCCTGGCGTTGATACTCTTTTAGGCCCTGAAATGAAATCGACCGGGGAGGTCATGGGCCTGGACATGGACTTCGGCAAAGCCTTCGCCAAAGCACAGTTGGCGGCTGGCGTGAAGCTTCCGCTGACAGGAAAAGTTTTCATCAGCGTCAAAGATGCCGACAAAAAGGCCATTTTGGAGCCTGCCCGCAAGCTGGCTACGGCAGGATTTGAATTGGTGGCAACGGCGGGGACAGCCAGTTTTCTGAAGGAAAAGGGCATCCCTGTTCAGAGGATCAACAAGGTTAAGGAAGGGAGACCTCATTGCGTTGACGCGATCAAGAGTCATGAAATCGCGATGGTTTTCAATACGACTTTTGGTGCTCAATCCGTTGCCGACTCCTATTCGATAAGGCGATCGTCCCTTATGTACAACGTGGCTTATTACACGACCGTTGCCGGCATGATCGCCGCCGTGGATGGTATTTTGGCCATGAAGAGAGAAACTCTTGACGTAAAACCTCTTCAAGAGTATCATTTTGGCCAGTGA
- a CDS encoding phenylacetate--CoA ligase, whose protein sequence is MPIWNPKKECLDRSTLKELQLEGLKSTVHRVFEHVPCYQNKFSELKLTPGNISSLSDLSKLPFTTKEDLRLNYPYGMFAVPMREVVRIHSSSGTTGKPTVVGYTRNDLNTWTELVARFMTAAGVSADDIVQIAFGYGLFTGAFGLHYGAERIGASVIPISSGNTDKQLMIMQDYRSTALVCTPSYALTLADRMEKQGISPDSMALKVGLFGGEPWSEEMRKEIEKRLGILATDNYGLSEVMGPGIAGECEHQCGMHLFEDHFIAEIINPETGAVLPEGEVGELVLTSITKEAFPMIRYRTRDITRLTYEPCACGRTLARMQKTAGRSDDMLIIKGVNVFPTQIEEILFQVEGCEPHYQLVVDRAGTMDTLEVHVEVNEGIFFDEMKRQRAFVEMVEKRLASALGVGAKVKLVEPSSIQRYEGKASRVIDRRKI, encoded by the coding sequence ATGCCCATTTGGAATCCTAAAAAAGAATGTCTTGATAGAAGCACCCTGAAAGAGCTTCAACTGGAAGGACTGAAAAGTACTGTTCACCGCGTATTCGAACACGTTCCCTGTTACCAGAACAAGTTCAGTGAGTTAAAGCTCACACCTGGTAACATTTCCAGCTTGTCCGATCTGTCCAAGCTCCCTTTTACCACGAAGGAAGACCTGCGCCTAAACTATCCCTACGGCATGTTTGCCGTTCCCATGCGAGAGGTCGTTCGCATCCATTCCTCGTCGGGAACAACCGGGAAACCCACCGTTGTTGGCTATACCCGCAACGATCTCAATACCTGGACGGAGCTGGTGGCCCGATTCATGACGGCCGCTGGTGTGAGTGCGGACGATATTGTACAGATCGCCTTCGGCTATGGTCTGTTCACGGGCGCCTTCGGTCTTCATTATGGGGCAGAACGTATTGGTGCCTCCGTGATTCCCATCTCCAGCGGCAATACCGATAAACAGCTCATGATTATGCAGGACTACCGCTCTACGGCCTTGGTTTGTACACCATCTTATGCGCTGACTTTGGCTGATCGCATGGAGAAACAGGGCATTTCGCCGGATTCCATGGCACTCAAGGTTGGTCTCTTCGGGGGAGAACCCTGGAGCGAGGAAATGCGCAAGGAGATCGAGAAGCGGCTGGGAATCCTCGCGACAGATAACTACGGGCTTTCCGAGGTTATGGGACCGGGCATTGCCGGCGAATGCGAACACCAGTGTGGCATGCATCTGTTTGAGGACCATTTTATCGCTGAAATCATCAACCCTGAAACTGGCGCAGTCCTTCCGGAGGGGGAGGTGGGTGAACTGGTGCTGACCAGTATCACCAAAGAAGCTTTTCCGATGATCCGCTATCGTACCCGCGACATTACCCGTCTGACCTACGAACCCTGTGCTTGTGGCCGAACCCTGGCCCGAATGCAAAAAACGGCCGGTCGCTCCGATGACATGCTCATTATCAAGGGAGTTAATGTTTTTCCGACCCAGATTGAAGAAATCCTTTTTCAGGTCGAAGGTTGTGAGCCGCATTATCAATTGGTGGTCGACAGAGCAGGGACCATGGATACCCTGGAGGTGCATGTAGAGGTTAATGAAGGGATCTTTTTCGATGAAATGAAAAGACAGCGGGCTTTTGTCGAAATGGTGGAGAAACGTCTTGCTTCTGCTCTGGGTGTTGGCGCCAAGGTGAAGCTAGTCGAGCCATCTTCTATTCAGAGATATGAGGGAAAAGCCAGCCGCGTCATTGATCGTCGTAAAATCTGA
- a CDS encoding RNA-binding protein codes for MIFDFYVSNMPFETTEEELQKLFEVVGKVKSVHLVSDRQTGLFKGSGFVKMVDVKVREVVETLDGALLGNRKISVSEALPQKPGGSNTGGGRERPGRGNRPDRRRK; via the coding sequence ATGATTTTTGATTTCTATGTTTCTAACATGCCTTTTGAAACCACCGAAGAGGAATTGCAAAAACTTTTTGAAGTTGTAGGGAAAGTCAAGTCTGTTCATCTGGTCAGCGACCGCCAGACAGGTCTCTTCAAGGGGAGCGGTTTTGTCAAGATGGTTGATGTTAAAGTACGGGAGGTGGTCGAAACTCTTGATGGTGCTCTCCTCGGCAATCGGAAGATTTCTGTTTCGGAGGCGCTGCCACAGAAGCCCGGCGGCTCAAATACTGGCGGCGGACGCGAGCGCCCTGGCCGAGGCAATCGCCCGGACAGGCGCAGGAAATAG
- the greA gene encoding transcription elongation factor GreA, which produces MNDSVPMTREGYQRLQEELKNLIRVERPKVVQDIAEARGHGDLSENAEYDAAKNRQGFIEGRIKELNDKIARAQVINPAELDSDKVVFGAKVTLFDVDSGIETTYQLVGEDEADIKFGKISITSPVGKALIGHQLDDEVRIKVPSGLKVYEIIDIKYE; this is translated from the coding sequence ATGAATGACTCAGTACCCATGACTCGTGAAGGCTATCAGCGCCTCCAGGAAGAACTCAAAAATCTTATTCGTGTCGAGCGTCCTAAAGTCGTCCAGGATATTGCCGAAGCGCGTGGCCACGGAGACCTTTCGGAAAACGCCGAATACGACGCGGCCAAGAACCGCCAAGGATTCATTGAAGGGCGCATCAAGGAGCTCAACGACAAAATTGCCAGGGCCCAGGTTATCAACCCGGCGGAACTCGACAGCGACAAGGTGGTCTTTGGAGCCAAAGTAACCCTCTTCGACGTTGATTCCGGGATTGAAACTACCTACCAGCTTGTCGGTGAAGATGAAGCCGATATCAAGTTCGGTAAAATATCCATCACTTCGCCCGTCGGTAAGGCCCTGATAGGTCATCAACTCGATGATGAGGTGCGCATTAAAGTTCCCTCAGGTCTTAAGGTCTACGAAATCATCGATATCAAATACGAATAG
- a CDS encoding ACT domain-containing protein — MKVEQISIFIENKSGRLAEVTEALGDAGVNIRALSLADTSDFGILRLIVDKTDLAKSTLKERGFTVNKTEVVAVEVPDRPKGLFGILQVLDRASVNVEYMYAFVERCGGNAVIIFRFDNPEEAIKVLTQHNVNVLQGDRIYSM; from the coding sequence ATGAAAGTAGAGCAGATTTCCATTTTCATAGAAAACAAGTCCGGTCGTTTGGCTGAAGTCACCGAAGCCTTGGGGGATGCCGGCGTCAATATTCGGGCCCTTTCGCTGGCTGACACCTCGGATTTTGGCATCCTGCGACTGATCGTCGACAAAACGGATTTAGCCAAGTCTACCCTTAAAGAGCGTGGTTTTACTGTCAACAAAACCGAGGTTGTCGCTGTTGAAGTCCCCGATCGCCCCAAAGGCCTTTTTGGCATCTTGCAGGTTCTTGACCGTGCTTCCGTCAATGTTGAATACATGTATGCCTTTGTTGAACGCTGCGGCGGCAACGCAGTCATTATCTTCCGCTTCGACAATCCTGAAGAAGCCATAAAGGTGTTGACTCAGCATAACGTGAATGTTCTGCAGGGTGACCGCATTTATTCTATGTAG
- a CDS encoding DUF4126 domain-containing protein: MVPQQVELITAVLIGIGLSAASGFRVFVPLLGVSIAAHFGQLSLSPNFSWLGSEPALVALAFATILEIAAYTVPFIDNLVDSLTTPGAVIAGTLLMASLLGDVSPFLQWALAIIAGGGTAGLVQISSVIVRGGSSLVTGGLGNLIVGGLELIGSILLTILALLAPIFTVVGLVICLLLVFRFIYGKRLARPQQ; the protein is encoded by the coding sequence ATGGTACCCCAGCAGGTTGAGTTAATAACCGCGGTTCTCATAGGAATAGGCCTGAGCGCTGCCAGCGGATTCAGGGTTTTTGTGCCCCTGCTGGGAGTCAGCATTGCGGCCCATTTCGGCCAGCTGTCTTTATCGCCAAATTTCTCCTGGCTCGGCAGCGAGCCGGCGCTGGTTGCGCTGGCATTTGCCACCATCCTCGAAATAGCAGCCTATACGGTGCCCTTTATCGATAACCTGGTCGACTCGTTGACGACGCCAGGGGCCGTTATCGCCGGAACCCTGCTGATGGCGTCCTTGCTAGGTGACGTATCACCATTTCTTCAATGGGCGCTCGCGATTATTGCCGGAGGAGGTACAGCAGGCTTGGTGCAGATCAGCAGCGTTATTGTTCGCGGCGGGTCAAGTCTTGTCACCGGTGGACTGGGCAATCTTATTGTAGGCGGCCTGGAATTGATTGGCTCAATTCTGCTAACCATTTTGGCTTTACTGGCCCCGATTTTTACAGTTGTTGGCCTGGTGATCTGCTTACTCCTGGTTTTTCGTTTTATTTACGGAAAACGGTTGGCTCGGCCCCAACAATAA
- a CDS encoding DEAD/DEAH box helicase yields the protein MIENDVVSFTQLGLHPAVFKVIDEVGYETPSPIQAQSIPPLLEGRDLLGQAQTGTGKTAAFSLPLLSRIDLSKKVPQILVLTPTRELALQVAEAMQTYARHLPGFQVLPVYGGQNMSQQLRQLQRGVHAVVGTPGRIQDHLRRGTLKLDRLLAVVIDEADEMLKMGFIEEVEQILEHTPAERQTVLFSATIPKEVIQVARRHLKSPVEIRIKSKTSTVDTISQRFWQVKGLHKLDALTRILEAEEIEAMIIFVRTKIATVELSEKLEARGFSSAPLNGDMTQAMREKTIERLKNGSLDIVVATDVAARGLDVKRISHVVNYDIPYDTEAYIHRIGRTGRAGREGKAILFVAPRERRMLNAIEQATRQPITPMSLPTRKDITDRRIGLFKEMIAEAMESQDLEFFEELIDTYQDEYDVGLRRIASTLAYLVQKDKPLQIEGGGTEDVMDTPSAAPASGSRKVKTTTAAMSRYRIEVGRIHGVEPRHIVGAISNEAQLSASDIGQIKLFDTFSLVELPAVLPKETMRLLQNVWVCGQQLQLRVDTGKPETGTGEGRRKKPPIKGKGTRPPKPTGKKTPAGRRGPKDD from the coding sequence ATGATTGAAAATGACGTTGTCAGTTTTACCCAGCTTGGCCTTCACCCCGCAGTCTTTAAAGTTATTGACGAGGTCGGATATGAGACTCCGTCACCTATTCAGGCTCAGAGCATTCCTCCCTTGCTGGAGGGCAGGGACCTGCTCGGTCAGGCGCAGACGGGCACAGGCAAAACCGCAGCTTTTTCTCTTCCCCTCTTGAGCCGTATTGATTTGTCGAAAAAGGTTCCCCAGATTCTGGTCCTGACGCCGACACGAGAACTCGCACTGCAGGTGGCTGAGGCGATGCAGACCTATGCCCGTCATCTGCCTGGATTCCAGGTTTTGCCGGTGTATGGCGGCCAGAATATGAGCCAGCAACTTCGGCAGTTGCAACGAGGGGTCCACGCGGTGGTGGGTACGCCAGGACGCATACAGGATCACCTGCGACGCGGCACCCTCAAGCTTGATCGCCTGCTGGCCGTGGTTATCGACGAAGCGGATGAAATGCTTAAGATGGGTTTTATCGAGGAAGTTGAGCAGATACTCGAACACACCCCGGCAGAGCGGCAGACCGTTCTCTTTTCCGCCACCATCCCGAAAGAAGTAATTCAAGTGGCCCGCCGGCACCTGAAGAGTCCCGTCGAGATCCGCATTAAAAGCAAGACCTCGACGGTAGATACCATCAGCCAGCGCTTCTGGCAGGTCAAGGGCTTGCACAAACTGGACGCTCTCACCCGTATTCTTGAAGCGGAAGAGATCGAAGCGATGATCATCTTCGTTCGCACTAAAATTGCCACAGTTGAATTGTCTGAGAAGCTCGAAGCACGCGGATTCTCAAGTGCCCCTCTCAATGGCGACATGACACAGGCCATGCGTGAGAAGACCATAGAGCGTCTCAAGAACGGTTCTCTCGACATCGTCGTGGCGACTGATGTGGCAGCCCGCGGGCTGGATGTAAAGCGCATCAGTCATGTGGTCAACTACGATATCCCTTATGATACCGAAGCGTATATCCATCGCATTGGCCGCACGGGTAGGGCAGGGAGGGAGGGCAAAGCCATTTTATTTGTGGCCCCCCGCGAGCGCCGCATGCTCAATGCGATTGAACAGGCCACACGCCAGCCGATCACTCCCATGTCCCTGCCAACCCGTAAGGATATTACAGACAGACGTATTGGTCTTTTCAAAGAGATGATCGCCGAGGCGATGGAGTCTCAGGACCTTGAATTCTTTGAAGAATTGATCGATACCTATCAGGATGAATATGATGTTGGATTGAGACGGATCGCCTCGACCCTGGCCTACCTGGTTCAGAAGGACAAGCCGCTGCAGATCGAAGGTGGGGGCACAGAGGATGTCATGGACACTCCTTCCGCGGCACCTGCCAGCGGCAGCCGAAAGGTCAAAACAACGACAGCTGCCATGTCGCGTTATCGGATTGAAGTCGGACGCATACACGGTGTGGAGCCGCGCCATATTGTCGGCGCTATCAGCAACGAGGCACAACTCAGCGCTAGCGATATCGGTCAGATCAAATTGTTCGATACCTTCAGCCTGGTTGAGTTGCCTGCCGTTCTCCCAAAAGAAACCATGCGTCTGTTGCAGAATGTCTGGGTTTGTGGACAGCAGTTGCAGCTTCGTGTCGATACGGGTAAGCCCGAAACGGGCACAGGGGAAGGCCGCCGAAAAAAACCTCCGATTAAGGGGAAGGGGACACGTCCACCTAAACCGACCGGGAAAAAAACACCTGCCGGTCGCCGGGGTCCAAAAGACGATTAG
- a CDS encoding DUF1858 domain-containing protein: MSAKVNKDMTFHQVLQMSPEVANVLRKYNLGCVGCMGAMNETLEQGCIAHGLDVNDILRDLNALFAE; the protein is encoded by the coding sequence ATGAGTGCCAAAGTAAACAAAGACATGACTTTTCATCAAGTTCTGCAGATGAGCCCCGAAGTGGCCAATGTGCTTCGCAAATACAATCTTGGGTGCGTCGGCTGCATGGGCGCCATGAATGAGACCCTTGAGCAGGGCTGCATTGCCCATGGACTGGACGTCAACGACATCCTCAGAGACCTGAACGCCCTTTTCGCTGAATAG
- the recG gene encoding ATP-dependent DNA helicase RecG gives MPPLLSYQSSRHILSTPLEQIRGVGPRLLEKLRQMGISSLEDALYTLPYRYEDRREIRKIACLRAGRSEVFYGEILAASETQTPRTRKKIFEVIVSDGSGQISLKWFRYQRNWIKNRFSIGKKGLFNGDIKRFGSRPEVHHPDVEFLPEGVSLQSHMASNPLTFGRILPVYPLTEGLSQKVARKIWHDITETYASCLMSPIPVDILEKYNLMPLPAAIQQAHWPTEKASLEELEEGRDQARRSIVFDEFFFLELGLALRRRGMILEEGIPFQVNHLYTKPLSGMLPFKLTAAQKRVLGEIKRDVMSPHPMNRLVQGDVGSGKTIVALMAALLAIENNTQVAVVAPTEILAEQHFFNFRPWLESLNLQVRLLSGSSSPTDRRILLDDLRSGRIHLLVGTHAVLQENVEFKRLGLGIIDEQHRFGVKQRAVLRKKGENPHILVMTATPIPRTLSLTLYGDLALSVIDEMPPGRTPVTTRLIPENHPKAAYDIISRELEAGRQAYIVYPLVEESEKSDLKAATEAAEHLATEIFPQHRIGLLHGRLKSDEKEAVMTAFKNQQIDILVSTTVIEVGIDVPNATVMLIEHAERFGLAQLHQLRGRVGRGAHRGYCLLVHSPRCTEDARQRLEVMVKTTDGFQIAEADLQIRGPGELMGTRQAGLPDFRVANLLRDGYLLEQARDEAFHLAEKKDFLSNPDYQELRQALMDRWGDRLELATVA, from the coding sequence ATGCCCCCGCTCCTTTCATACCAAAGTAGTCGCCACATTCTCTCGACCCCCCTGGAGCAGATCCGGGGGGTTGGGCCACGCCTGTTGGAAAAGCTGCGCCAAATGGGAATTTCCTCTCTTGAGGACGCCCTCTATACCCTCCCATATCGCTACGAAGACCGCCGGGAAATCCGCAAAATCGCTTGTCTGCGTGCCGGCAGAAGTGAAGTCTTCTATGGTGAAATCCTAGCCGCCAGTGAAACCCAGACCCCTCGAACCCGCAAGAAAATCTTCGAAGTCATCGTCTCTGATGGTAGTGGACAAATATCCCTGAAATGGTTCCGCTATCAGCGCAACTGGATCAAAAATCGCTTTTCTATTGGGAAAAAAGGGCTTTTCAATGGCGACATCAAGAGGTTTGGATCACGGCCTGAGGTTCATCACCCCGACGTGGAATTTTTGCCGGAAGGGGTCTCCCTGCAGTCTCATATGGCCTCGAATCCTCTCACCTTCGGCCGCATACTACCTGTTTATCCTTTGACAGAGGGCCTGTCGCAAAAAGTAGCAAGGAAAATATGGCATGATATTACAGAGACTTATGCCTCCTGTCTCATGTCGCCAATACCCGTTGACATACTCGAAAAATATAACTTGATGCCTCTGCCCGCCGCCATCCAGCAGGCCCACTGGCCCACTGAAAAGGCTTCCTTGGAAGAACTGGAAGAGGGGAGGGACCAGGCCCGCCGCTCCATCGTGTTTGACGAGTTTTTCTTTTTAGAACTAGGGCTTGCCTTAAGACGCCGCGGCATGATTCTCGAAGAGGGAATCCCCTTTCAGGTGAACCATCTATATACCAAACCTCTGTCAGGGATGCTGCCTTTCAAACTGACAGCGGCCCAAAAAAGGGTTCTTGGAGAGATCAAGAGGGACGTGATGAGCCCGCACCCGATGAACCGTCTTGTGCAGGGCGATGTCGGCAGCGGGAAAACCATTGTCGCACTCATGGCGGCCTTGCTGGCCATTGAAAACAATACCCAGGTCGCTGTCGTTGCTCCTACCGAGATATTGGCTGAACAACACTTTTTTAACTTTCGACCCTGGCTTGAATCTCTCAATCTGCAGGTGCGCCTCCTGTCAGGATCGTCTTCTCCGACTGATCGTAGGATTCTCCTTGACGACCTTCGTTCAGGCAGGATTCATCTTTTAGTAGGAACACACGCCGTTTTGCAAGAAAATGTCGAATTCAAACGACTTGGACTTGGTATCATCGACGAACAACATCGATTCGGTGTCAAGCAGAGGGCCGTTTTGCGAAAAAAGGGTGAAAATCCGCACATTTTGGTCATGACGGCGACTCCCATCCCGCGAACACTTTCTCTGACGCTCTATGGCGATCTGGCCTTATCCGTTATCGATGAAATGCCTCCTGGCCGGACACCTGTCACCACCCGGTTAATTCCGGAAAATCATCCAAAAGCAGCCTATGACATCATCTCTCGTGAACTGGAAGCGGGGCGCCAGGCCTATATTGTCTATCCGTTGGTGGAAGAGTCCGAAAAAAGCGATCTGAAAGCCGCCACCGAAGCTGCCGAACATCTGGCTACGGAAATTTTTCCTCAACATCGGATTGGTCTGCTTCATGGGCGCCTGAAGTCCGACGAAAAAGAAGCCGTGATGACTGCTTTCAAGAATCAGCAGATCGATATTCTGGTTTCCACCACGGTCATTGAAGTGGGTATCGATGTGCCCAACGCCACCGTGATGCTCATTGAACATGCGGAAAGATTCGGGCTGGCTCAATTGCACCAACTGCGGGGACGGGTAGGGCGTGGCGCTCATCGAGGGTATTGTCTTTTAGTGCACTCACCCCGTTGTACTGAAGACGCCAGGCAGCGACTTGAAGTCATGGTTAAAACCACCGATGGTTTTCAAATTGCCGAGGCCGATCTACAAATCAGGGGGCCGGGCGAACTTATGGGAACACGCCAGGCTGGGTTGCCAGACTTCAGGGTGGCCAATCTGTTACGTGACGGTTATCTTCTTGAACAAGCCAGGGATGAGGCTTTTCATTTGGCTGAAAAGAAAGACTTTTTAAGTAATCCCGATTATCAGGAGCTTCGACAGGCACTCATGGATCGATGGGGAGATAGGCTCGAGTTGGCGACAGTGGCATGA